One genomic segment of Aliidiomarina minuta includes these proteins:
- the cydC gene encoding thiol reductant ABC exporter subunit CydC, giving the protein MWNRSDWQQLYPWLAPLYQQPWRLGSGLLLMLLTALAGIGLLGVSGWFITSAAVALVAFDIYTPGGAIRFFALLRTLSRYLERLRNHDLVLRMQSQWRVQLFSGLARRQPLSTRRYRAAHILQRLTQDVEALDSLHLRILAPTLVAGFSLVILCLLVALWLPWTALILFVLLLSGSLCLLTLLSQQLSSVANRELGESERLRTLALEHIEGQAEMLAWQVQATHEHSLIACAERMATEHEQVQKQQGLAQAWLEGGSQLCMLLLAFSALIAFQQEALTAPVAVLLPLALLALPEVLLALPQAGAVWGRVVGAAGRLNTQVLSIQRETQARRVTEILVETPVALTFEKVSVHYQQRRIWQNLSLHFAAGSIQVVSGPSGVGKSSLAHLAAGLAVAQEGRVLVDGRPVEDYANWYQQVAYLTQESALLSSSIEHNLRLGNADASTEELWQVLQAVELDVLVKSLPEGLQSWTGDGGCRLSGGQARRLALARALLKSAPLLILDEPFRAIDADSEKRISRNILPWLQKRTVFMIAHQTDLLPVEYQRLQLG; this is encoded by the coding sequence ATGTGGAATAGATCTGACTGGCAGCAGCTTTATCCCTGGTTGGCGCCGCTGTATCAGCAACCCTGGCGATTAGGGTCGGGCTTATTGCTAATGTTATTAACCGCCCTGGCAGGTATTGGTTTGCTGGGTGTGTCAGGCTGGTTTATTACCAGTGCGGCGGTGGCCTTGGTGGCATTTGATATTTATACGCCGGGTGGCGCAATACGTTTTTTCGCTTTATTACGAACTCTGAGCCGCTATCTGGAACGGTTGCGCAACCATGACCTGGTGCTGCGTATGCAGTCGCAATGGCGTGTGCAGTTGTTTTCTGGACTAGCACGACGACAGCCTCTGAGTACAAGACGTTATCGGGCTGCGCATATACTGCAACGGCTGACTCAGGATGTGGAGGCATTAGATAGCCTCCACCTCAGAATTCTGGCACCAACACTGGTTGCCGGGTTCAGCCTGGTAATTTTGTGTCTGCTGGTGGCTCTGTGGTTGCCATGGACTGCTCTGATTCTTTTTGTCTTACTGCTGAGCGGTAGCCTGTGTTTGTTAACCCTGTTAAGTCAGCAATTAAGCAGTGTGGCGAATCGGGAGCTAGGTGAAAGTGAGCGTTTACGTACTTTGGCTTTAGAGCATATAGAGGGGCAAGCCGAAATGCTGGCCTGGCAGGTACAGGCCACGCATGAGCATAGCTTAATAGCTTGCGCAGAGCGCATGGCAACAGAGCATGAGCAGGTGCAAAAGCAGCAAGGGCTGGCTCAGGCCTGGCTGGAAGGGGGCAGCCAGCTGTGCATGTTATTGCTGGCGTTCAGTGCGTTAATAGCTTTTCAGCAGGAAGCCCTGACGGCGCCGGTTGCGGTATTATTACCGCTGGCATTGCTGGCGCTTCCGGAAGTATTGCTGGCGTTGCCTCAGGCCGGTGCTGTATGGGGCCGCGTGGTGGGTGCGGCTGGGCGGCTAAATACACAGGTGCTCAGTATTCAGCGGGAGACACAAGCCAGGCGTGTGACTGAAATCTTAGTAGAAACCCCGGTCGCTCTGACTTTCGAAAAAGTAAGTGTCCACTATCAGCAGCGACGCATATGGCAAAACCTGTCGCTGCATTTTGCAGCGGGCAGTATTCAGGTTGTAAGTGGTCCTTCCGGTGTTGGCAAAAGTAGCCTGGCGCATCTTGCCGCGGGTCTTGCGGTAGCTCAGGAAGGCCGTGTACTGGTCGATGGCAGACCGGTTGAAGATTATGCAAACTGGTACCAGCAAGTTGCTTACCTGACACAGGAAAGTGCCTTATTGTCGTCGAGCATCGAGCATAATTTACGGCTTGGCAATGCAGACGCCAGCACCGAAGAGTTATGGCAGGTTTTACAGGCTGTAGAGCTGGACGTGTTGGTAAAGAGTTTGCCGGAAGGTCTGCAAAGCTGGACTGGCGATGGTGGCTGTCGGCTATCCGGTGGTCAGGCCCGACGTCTGGCACTGGCGCGGGCGTTATTAAAAAGCGCACCGCTGCTGATTCTTGATGAACCTTTTCGCGCTATTGATGCTGACAGCGAAAAACGAATTAGTCGCAACATTTTACCCTGGTTGCAAAAGCGTACTGTCTTTATGATTGCGCATCAGACTGATTTATTACCGGTCGAATATCAGCGCCTGCAACTTGGTTAA
- a CDS encoding sensor domain-containing diguanylate cyclase, with translation MDNFQTYALFLETIPDAAIIIDSSSIIQLSNKNAARMFGYPTSDLLQQPLDILLPLPRRQSHHQQVSNFFEHPAQRKMGQDLVLTGQRSSGEIFAIDIMISKIRLDEKDYAVAIIRDDSKRQNAEEQIRLELEKQRHHAQTDSLTGLPNRRAFSTALDNHLTQLEYHNIAFSLAYLDLDNFKEVNDTEGHQIGDLLLQKFGHFLNQLCRSRDLIARIGGDEFAIILAESNEKQTLIALQRICDQVVKLFTREKWPVTVSVGWVYCSERGQIGASSDLMMAADKAMYQAKQQGKNNIARGYY, from the coding sequence ATGGATAATTTTCAAACCTACGCGTTGTTTCTTGAAACAATCCCTGATGCTGCAATAATTATCGATAGCAGTAGTATTATACAACTCAGTAATAAAAACGCAGCCCGCATGTTCGGTTACCCAACCTCTGATTTACTGCAGCAGCCTCTGGATATACTGCTACCGCTACCACGCCGACAAAGCCATCACCAGCAAGTTAGTAATTTTTTTGAACATCCGGCTCAACGCAAAATGGGCCAGGACCTGGTGCTTACCGGGCAGCGTTCCAGCGGCGAAATATTTGCCATCGATATAATGATCAGTAAAATTCGCCTGGACGAAAAAGACTACGCAGTGGCTATCATTCGTGATGATTCGAAACGCCAGAATGCAGAAGAGCAAATTCGCCTGGAACTGGAAAAGCAGCGTCACCACGCGCAAACAGACTCATTAACTGGCCTGCCCAATCGCCGTGCTTTTTCCACCGCTCTTGATAACCATCTCACTCAACTTGAATACCACAATATTGCTTTTTCGCTGGCTTATCTGGATTTGGATAATTTCAAAGAGGTGAACGATACGGAAGGGCATCAGATTGGCGATTTGCTGTTGCAAAAATTTGGCCATTTTCTTAATCAATTATGCCGTAGCCGGGATCTAATCGCCCGTATTGGGGGCGACGAATTTGCCATTATCCTTGCCGAGAGCAACGAAAAACAAACACTGATTGCGCTACAACGAATATGCGACCAGGTAGTCAAATTATTTACACGAGAAAAATGGCCAGTAACGGTTTCTGTCGGTTGGGTGTATTGCTCTGAACGCGGCCAGATTGGGGCTTCTTCAGACCTTATGATGGCAGCCGATAAAGCCATGTACCAGGCAAAGCAACAGGGCAAGAATAATATTGCCCGTGGCTACTATTAA
- the cydD gene encoding thiol reductant ABC exporter subunit CydD, whose product MAQSSPAKHYLKSLQKPLARLLQRTRLAGLLHGVSVIAQFTLFAWWLQQVLIEEQKVADTWAVILVLVVLVLLRTLFAAWQQQLAADCGRLAQREARSRLLKAWQQPLAGRQQLTDKASTANLMLEPVNGLYGYFARFLPQLWIAAVVPLLILIVVASLDWVAALFLLFAAPIIPAFMALVGMGAEQLNQRHFETTQKLAGLFVDRVRNLTNLQLFTATDEAIEDVSWASNTCRQANMKTLRVAFLSSAVLEFFAAVAIAAVAIYVGFSLLGYFTFGPASEMTLFSGLTVLLLAPEFFQPLRTLSQHYHDRASALGAAALLAAEPSVEVTNPPSSSEVIENSQSIQIRQMSFSYPGMSQPVFESLNHAFAKGQIHVIQGPSGSGKSTLIQLLLGFLQPQQGYIHLLGKAPGSMPIAYLPQRPFIVQGSLADNLRLVTPEASEPAMLEALKQVALLDLVETLESGLQTEIGEQGTGLSGGEAQRLALARVFLQPTDIIIMDEPTAALDTETSASVQRALQQLRAAGHTLLVVTHDQSLLPMADSVTRLPESLNVE is encoded by the coding sequence GTGGCTCAAAGCAGCCCAGCGAAGCATTACCTGAAGTCGCTGCAGAAACCTCTCGCGAGGCTTCTGCAGCGAACACGACTGGCGGGTCTGTTGCACGGGGTTAGTGTTATTGCCCAGTTCACATTGTTCGCCTGGTGGTTGCAACAGGTACTGATAGAAGAGCAAAAGGTGGCGGATACCTGGGCGGTGATTTTAGTACTGGTAGTTCTTGTTTTGTTGCGTACCTTGTTTGCTGCGTGGCAACAGCAACTAGCAGCAGATTGCGGACGGCTCGCCCAGCGAGAGGCCCGCTCTCGTTTACTAAAAGCCTGGCAGCAGCCTTTAGCCGGACGCCAGCAGTTAACCGATAAAGCCAGTACTGCAAACCTGATGCTTGAACCTGTCAACGGCCTCTATGGTTATTTTGCTCGCTTCCTGCCACAGCTCTGGATCGCAGCAGTGGTTCCCCTGTTGATTCTGATTGTGGTGGCCAGTCTGGATTGGGTCGCTGCTTTATTTTTGTTGTTTGCGGCGCCTATTATTCCTGCATTCATGGCTTTGGTTGGTATGGGCGCTGAACAACTGAATCAACGTCACTTTGAGACGACTCAGAAGCTGGCGGGTCTTTTTGTGGACAGGGTCAGGAACCTGACCAACCTGCAGTTGTTCACCGCAACCGATGAAGCAATTGAGGATGTCAGCTGGGCCAGCAATACCTGTCGTCAGGCAAATATGAAAACACTCCGTGTGGCTTTTTTATCGTCGGCAGTGCTGGAGTTTTTTGCGGCGGTAGCTATAGCAGCGGTCGCTATTTATGTCGGCTTTTCGTTGTTGGGTTATTTCACTTTTGGGCCGGCATCGGAGATGACTTTATTTAGCGGGCTTACGGTATTATTACTGGCACCCGAGTTTTTTCAGCCCCTGCGTACTCTCTCTCAGCATTACCATGATCGTGCCAGTGCGCTGGGTGCTGCTGCTTTGTTAGCGGCTGAACCCTCAGTGGAAGTGACAAACCCTCCCTCCTCCTCCGAGGTAATCGAAAATAGTCAGTCTATTCAAATCAGGCAGATGAGTTTTAGTTACCCTGGCATGTCGCAGCCGGTGTTTGAATCGCTAAATCATGCTTTTGCAAAAGGTCAGATTCATGTCATTCAGGGGCCGTCAGGCAGCGGTAAAAGCACCCTGATTCAGTTGCTACTGGGCTTTTTGCAACCTCAGCAGGGCTACATTCACTTATTGGGAAAAGCTCCGGGTAGTATGCCCATTGCCTATCTACCCCAGCGTCCATTTATTGTTCAGGGTAGTTTAGCTGACAACCTGCGGTTGGTTACACCGGAGGCCTCCGAGCCAGCGATGCTAGAGGCATTAAAGCAGGTCGCCTTACTGGATTTAGTAGAGACTTTGGAGAGCGGTTTACAAACTGAAATAGGTGAGCAGGGCACAGGTCTTTCCGGTGGAGAAGCACAACGACTGGCGCTAGCCCGGGTTTTTCTGCAGCCGACAGATATTATTATTATGGACGAACCAACGGCGGCGCTGGATACCGAAACCAGTGCATCGGTGCAGAGGGCATTGCAGCAATTGCGTGCAGCTGGTCATACTTTGCTGGTGGTTACCCATGATCAAAGCCTGCTGCCGATGGCTGATAGCGTAACCCGTCTGCCGGAGAGTCTGAATGTGGAATAG